The following proteins are co-located in the Pectinophora gossypiella chromosome 23, ilPecGoss1.1, whole genome shotgun sequence genome:
- the LOC126377561 gene encoding uncharacterized protein LOC126377561 isoform X1: MFNLIEVILGREKPMMSSTEDFSSLLDVSPALTNKRLSLALTDWFHEEVSFTHWEYVGDTGKGDAYLSELIRIKIHGTNKDGTSKHVQVVLKYIPKNTCRRLTFRSDEFFRNEINFYNIILPCLLKFQDSKNLTEPFKSYVNLFFSYCDGLNDVICLEDASLEGFTSAVRQEGIDFDHCKQIYKTLAKFHAVSFAMKDQKADEFDTIKNAIFETYYDDRHWDWYERYWKRICGVAIDAVEKEYPDSIYLEKVKEFAVPERYKEMIKAVRTHDTGVFSHGDSWTNNFLFKYEGKKPVDAKIIDFQLARCATPVLDVSFVIYACTTQDMRLKYYDELLEYYYKVLSTQIREMGTDPDKVYSLETFMAEIKKYSFFGLAFSFESTPMIVLAPEDAVPMEMEGDEKRNIEDFWQIPPFKTKEGRQREANNIVFCVDRGYI, encoded by the exons CCAATGATGTCTTCTACGGAGGACTTTAGCAGTTTGTTGGACGTATCACCGGCATTGACCAATAAACGACTGTCACTAGCTCTGACCGATTGGTTTCACGAAGAAGTCAGTTTTACCCATTGGGAG TACGTTGGTGACACGGGCAAAGGCGACGCATACCTGAGCGAGTTGATCCGTATCAAGATCCACGGAACGAACAAGGACGGGACGTCTAAACACGTCCAGGTTGTTCTCAAATACATTCCGAAAAATACATGCCGACGGCTTACATTCCGTAGCGATGAGTTCTTCAGAAACGAAATCAACTTTTACAACATCATTTTGCCTTGTTTACTGAAGTTCCAAGACTCCAAAAACCTTACGGAACCATTCAAGAGTTACGTGAATTTATTCTTCAGTTACTGTGATGGTTTAAACGACGTGATCTGCCTAGAAGATGCCTCGCTGGAAGGCTTCACGTCAGCTGTGAGGCAAGAGGGGATAGACTTCGACCACTGCAAGCAAATCTATAAGACTTTAGCTAAATTCCACGCTGTATCATTTGCAATGAAAGACCAGAAGGCTGATGAGTTTGACACCATCAAAAATGCCATATTTGAAACGTACTATGATGATCGACATTGGGATTGGTATGAGCGTTATTGGAAGAGGATCTGTGGTGTAGCTATCGACGCAGTGGAAAAGGAGTACCCAGACTCGATATACCTTGAGAAGGTCAAAGAATTCGCGGTCCCAGAACGGTATAAAGAGATGATTAAAGCGGTCAGGACGCATGACACTGGAGTCTTCTCGCATGGAGATTCTTGGACGAATAATTTCCTATTCAAATATGAAGGGAAGAAGCCGGTTGATGCGAAGATAATTGACTTCCAGTTAGCTAGGTGTGCGACTCCAGTTTTGGATGTGTCGTTTGTCATATACGCTTGTACGACGCAAGATATGAGGTTGAAGTATTATGATGAATTGTTGGAGTATTATTACAAAGTATTGTCCACACAGATTCGAGAAATGGGCACGGACCCGGATAAAGTTTATTCGTTGGAGACGTTTATGGCTGAAATTAAGAAGTATTCGTTCTTCGGGCTGGCATTCAGTTTTGAGTCTACCCCGATGATAGTTTTGGCTCCTGAAGATGCTGTTCCCATGGAAATGGAG GGCGATGAAAAGAGGAACATAGAAGACTTTTGGCAGATACCTCCGTTTAAGActaaagagggtagacagagggAAGCTAACAACATTGTGTTTTGCGTAGACAGAGGATACATATGA
- the LOC126377561 gene encoding uncharacterized protein LOC126377561 isoform X2, with amino-acid sequence MMSSTEDFSSLLDVSPALTNKRLSLALTDWFHEEVSFTHWEYVGDTGKGDAYLSELIRIKIHGTNKDGTSKHVQVVLKYIPKNTCRRLTFRSDEFFRNEINFYNIILPCLLKFQDSKNLTEPFKSYVNLFFSYCDGLNDVICLEDASLEGFTSAVRQEGIDFDHCKQIYKTLAKFHAVSFAMKDQKADEFDTIKNAIFETYYDDRHWDWYERYWKRICGVAIDAVEKEYPDSIYLEKVKEFAVPERYKEMIKAVRTHDTGVFSHGDSWTNNFLFKYEGKKPVDAKIIDFQLARCATPVLDVSFVIYACTTQDMRLKYYDELLEYYYKVLSTQIREMGTDPDKVYSLETFMAEIKKYSFFGLAFSFESTPMIVLAPEDAVPMEMEGDEKRNIEDFWQIPPFKTKEGRQREANNIVFCVDRGYI; translated from the exons ATGATGTCTTCTACGGAGGACTTTAGCAGTTTGTTGGACGTATCACCGGCATTGACCAATAAACGACTGTCACTAGCTCTGACCGATTGGTTTCACGAAGAAGTCAGTTTTACCCATTGGGAG TACGTTGGTGACACGGGCAAAGGCGACGCATACCTGAGCGAGTTGATCCGTATCAAGATCCACGGAACGAACAAGGACGGGACGTCTAAACACGTCCAGGTTGTTCTCAAATACATTCCGAAAAATACATGCCGACGGCTTACATTCCGTAGCGATGAGTTCTTCAGAAACGAAATCAACTTTTACAACATCATTTTGCCTTGTTTACTGAAGTTCCAAGACTCCAAAAACCTTACGGAACCATTCAAGAGTTACGTGAATTTATTCTTCAGTTACTGTGATGGTTTAAACGACGTGATCTGCCTAGAAGATGCCTCGCTGGAAGGCTTCACGTCAGCTGTGAGGCAAGAGGGGATAGACTTCGACCACTGCAAGCAAATCTATAAGACTTTAGCTAAATTCCACGCTGTATCATTTGCAATGAAAGACCAGAAGGCTGATGAGTTTGACACCATCAAAAATGCCATATTTGAAACGTACTATGATGATCGACATTGGGATTGGTATGAGCGTTATTGGAAGAGGATCTGTGGTGTAGCTATCGACGCAGTGGAAAAGGAGTACCCAGACTCGATATACCTTGAGAAGGTCAAAGAATTCGCGGTCCCAGAACGGTATAAAGAGATGATTAAAGCGGTCAGGACGCATGACACTGGAGTCTTCTCGCATGGAGATTCTTGGACGAATAATTTCCTATTCAAATATGAAGGGAAGAAGCCGGTTGATGCGAAGATAATTGACTTCCAGTTAGCTAGGTGTGCGACTCCAGTTTTGGATGTGTCGTTTGTCATATACGCTTGTACGACGCAAGATATGAGGTTGAAGTATTATGATGAATTGTTGGAGTATTATTACAAAGTATTGTCCACACAGATTCGAGAAATGGGCACGGACCCGGATAAAGTTTATTCGTTGGAGACGTTTATGGCTGAAATTAAGAAGTATTCGTTCTTCGGGCTGGCATTCAGTTTTGAGTCTACCCCGATGATAGTTTTGGCTCCTGAAGATGCTGTTCCCATGGAAATGGAG GGCGATGAAAAGAGGAACATAGAAGACTTTTGGCAGATACCTCCGTTTAAGActaaagagggtagacagagggAAGCTAACAACATTGTGTTTTGCGTAGACAGAGGATACATATGA